The Ovis aries strain OAR_USU_Benz2616 breed Rambouillet chromosome 8, ARS-UI_Ramb_v3.0, whole genome shotgun sequence genome includes the window agtatttatttatttttatttgtttggctgctccGTGTCTTAGTTGTCACATGCAGGATTTTTGATCtccattgcagcatgcaggatctttttaatTGCAGAGGtgtgtaggatctagttccctgaacagagaTTGAAAGGGGCCCACAGAATTGggagccattggaccaccagggaatcccaagaaatCTCTTGACGTAAAATTTATTTAGATTCAATCCATAAAACATACAGGGTTTCCCTGGATACCAGAACGCAAAGACATTTTAGGAAGCTTAAAGCCAATACTGTaactttctctaaaaaaaaaaaaaaaaaaggaatcattaaaaaaataccacATGTATCAGTCACCATGAAAGCACTAACATCTGCAAGTTATTCATTCTCCCTTCTGTAGCAGACTTACAATAGTCCATTTTGGTGATCTATTCTGGTGCTGGAGTATGTGTTCTTTATTCAGGGACATTCTACACAGCTGCAGGATGGCTTAGCCTCCTGTAGTCATATTAATGTTGATTTCAGGTCACATCTCAGAGCCCTGGGGAGGAATTGACATTCTTAAAAATGATTAGTGCAATTAATTGAACGGTGTAAGGAAAGACTTCTACTCACCTTTCTCTAGTCCAAGGTCCTAGAAAGGGGTGCCCACTTTGCATTTGTTGTCTATAATTGCATAACAAATCATTCTCAAACGATGGGGCTTAAAAAcgataaacatttattatctgaGGAGTTCAGGAATTTGGGATCAGTTTAGCTGGGTGACTCAGTTTTTACTCAGGATGTCAGCAGGGACTAAAATTTGAAgtctgaactggaactggaagaTCTACTTTCAAGAAGACTCACAGACTCAATTCTTTCAAAGACCTAAGCTCCTCACAGTGTGGGCCTCTCTAGACTGCTGACAATGGACCTCCCCAGTGGGTGACGAGAGAAATAAAGGGAGGTAGAAACTACCATGCTTTTTACAACGTAGACTTGAAAGTGACGTGCCATCACTTCTGCTGTAGTCTGTTAGTCATGTAGACCAAACCCGAGGGAGTGCAGGAGATTACACAAAGTTGTAAATACCAAGAGGCTGGGTTCACCGAGGGATATTTTAAAGGCTCTTCTATTCACATTTTACTGAAGATTTAAGACAGTATAAtatggcaagaaaaagaaataaacgcATATAGACTATAATGGCAGAAATAAAGCTGTCCTAATTTTCAGAAAACATTGATCATCTACACAGAAAATCCAGTAACTGAGTTTAGCAAGGTTGTGGACTACAAGTTCAGTCAATTACAGTTCAATACGTTAACAATGAATAATTGAAAACTGAAAGACACCATTTACAGTAGCATTAATatataaaacaggaataaataTGACATAGGATGTGTAAGACATGACAATTAAAAGATGAAACAGCtaagagacattttaaaagatgtaaagGGAAGAACAAATATGTACAcaagttggaaaactcagtgcTGTCAAAATGACAAATTTATCCTCATCTAATCCAATAGATGAATAGGTTCATTGCAATCTCAATCAAAATACCAATTTGTATgtttgtagaaattgacaagctaaTTATAAATTTATGTAGAAATAAAAACGACCTATGATagacaaataacttagaaaaaaattttaaaatagaaaaggacTGTCACTACTTTATTCCAAGACTTATAAAGCTAGTGATCAAGGCAGTGTGGTTTTGGAATTCAAGAGACAAACAGGTCAATTAAACAGTATAGAGTCCTGAAATAGTCCCTCATGTTTATGTAAAATTGATTTCTGACCAAGATGCAAAGACATTTCAGTAAAGAAATGAGTCTtgtcaacaaatgatgctggagcAAGTGGACACTCATTTCAAATGATACCTCCCACTACATTCCAAATGTAAACTGCAGATGGACCACAGAcctaaatgtgaattttaaaactataaagcttctagaagaaaacaaaggagaaagataCATATGCTCTTAAGTTAggcaaatttgttttttttttaattatttaattggaggctaattactttacaatactgtagtggttttttgacactgacatgaatcagccatgggtgtacatgtgtcccccatcccaaatccccttcccacctccctctccaccccatcccttagggttgtcccagtgcaccggccctgagtggcctgtctcatgcatcaaaactggactggcgatctatttcacatatggtaatatacatgtttcaatggtattctctcaaatcatcccacccttgccttctcccagagtgcaaaagtctgttctttatctctgtgtctcttttgctatcacaCATGTAgaatcattgttaccatctttctaaattccatatgtatgtgttagtatactgtattggtatttttctttctggcttacttcactctgtataatagactccagtttcatccacctcataagaactgattcaaatgcattctttttaatagttgaataatattccattgtgtatatgtaccacaactatcttatccattcgtctgctgatggacatctatcttgcttccatgtcctagctattgtaaacagtgctgtgatgaacatgggggtacacgtgtctctttcgattctggttcccttggtgtgtatgctcagcagtgggattgctgggtcatatggcagttctatttagttttttgaggaatctccacactgttctccagagtgactgtgctagtttgcattcccaccagcagtgtaagagggttccattttctccacaccctctccagcatttattgtttgtagactttttgatagctgccattctgaccggcatgagatggtacctcattgaggttttgatttgcagttctgtgatagagtgatgttgagcatcttttcatgtgtttgttggccatttgtatgtctttggagaaatgtctgtttagttctttggcccattttttgattgggctgtttttctggtattgagctacttgagctgcttgtatatttttgagattaattctcagttgctttgtttgctattattttctcccattctggaggctgtcttttcaccttgcttatagtttccttcattgtgcaaaagcttttaagtttaattaggtcccatttgtttatttttgcttttatttcccttactCTGGGATGTGgttcatagagaatcctgctctgatttatgtcagtgttttgAGGTTAGGCAAAGTTCTGAGATGTAACACTCAAAGCATGATGTGTTAAAGACAAATGTTAATAATTTGTATAtgatcaaaaataaaaacttttccaaAGTCACTAGGAAAATGAAAGACAAGACAAACTCTGATAAAACACTTGTACCGACTGTATACTCTCAAATAGCAATAATAACACACAAATGATTTGATAGACACTTGACCAAAGAAAATGTACAATGGCAAATAACAATGGCCAACATCATCAGGgagatgtaaattaaaaccacaatgagatactgctACAAACACATtcaaaagctaaaattaaaagactataCCATGTGCTGATGAGCACATGAAGTAAATGGGACTCTCACACACTCCGTGTGAGAATGTGAAACAGTACtcattgacttccctggtggcccagtggttaagaattcacctgccaatgcaggggaccagtttggttcctgatcagggaagattccacatgctgaggggcaactaagtgcatgagccacaactgctgagcctgggcaccacagagattctgctctgcaacaagacgaACCACTGAAACGAGAAGTCTGCGCACCGCAAAGAAAgggtagcctctgctcactgcaaaGAAAGAAGGAGCACAGAaacgaagatccagtgcagcggaaaataaaatggtagtcactttggaaacattttggtattttcttaaaaaagttaaacatataatGATTCTACAGCCCAAACATTCTACTACTAGATATTGGAAAGCAaaagagttgtgtccaactctttgtgaccctgtggacacataccgtccatggaattctccaggccaggtcaggatactggagtgagtagctttcccttctccagggaatcttcccaacccagggatcaaacccaggtctcctgcattgcaggtggattctttaccaggtaagCCCCAAGGGAAGCACaagcatactgcagtgggtagcctatcccttctccagtggatcttcccggcccaggaattgaaccagggtctcctgcactgcagccagattctttaccagctgagctaccagggaagcccctctagaTATTTGCCAAGAGAAGTTAAAAATACAACTTGCAAAGACTTGTATATAAATGATTATAACACCTTCATTTCTGGTAGCAAAAAAATGGGTGAAAAATCCAAACATCCAACTACCAgggtgaaaggaaaggaaagtgaagtcactcagtcatgtccaactctttgcgactccatggactggagcctaccaagctcctctgtccataggattttccaggcaatagtactggagtggattgccctttccttctccaggggatcttcccgacccagggattcaacccaggtctcctgcattgtagacagatgctttaccgtctgaggcaccaaCATACATATAAACAAACTGGTGTATCTGACAGTATATTTCTTATTAAGAGAAAGGATGAATTACTGTGCACACAAAATGGATGAAACTTAAagtaatattcattgaaagtagTCATATAGTACAAAGTGAtttcatttatagaaaattctagaaaaggcaaagtaATCTACAGTGACAGATCAGTGATTGCCTGGGGACTAACAGGAGGGATTACAAATGGGCAGGAAAAAATGGTAATATTCATTACCTTCATCTGGCAAGTGATGGCTTCATGCATGTGTATGTCAAATTACATACTTTAAtgcttttgtttgttgattttaCAAAGCTCCTTTAAGAAAATCATTGTAAATTTCATTGGAGATTTTATTCCATTAGAAAGACACACCCATTTAAGATAATCCATTTAAGATAAATCCTCtatcttggttttctgctgagatcaAGGGCAAAGCCCTTAAGCCTCTGAGAAGCTCATTGATTGAGATAAATCAAGGTAATCTTAATCaaaaacactggtcatagcaaccaccaccctcctcctccaacacaagagacagactaaacatggatatcaccagatggtcaatatcaaattacattctttgcagcagaTGGAGCTCTATACATTCTGCAAAAATAATagctggagctgactgtggctcagatcatgagtttcttattgcaaaattcatacttcaattagggaaaaccactgcctcctgtgaaacctgtatgcaggtcaagaacaatTAGAACATGgaattagacatggaacaatggactggttccaaattggtaaggGATGTCAAggctgcctatttaacttctctgcagagtacatcataagaaatgccaggctggatgaagcacaagctgaaatcaagatttcagggagaaatatcaataacctcagatgtacagatgacaccattcttatggcagaaaaaaacccaaaaactaaagagcctcttgaaagtgaaagagagtgaaaaagtaatgAGTGAATTAATACACCAGCATTTCCCAAAGTGTGTTTTATGATCATGCTTTGATCCATCTTGAAATGCTTATTTCAAGATCCAACTCCACTACTAAGATACTGGGTggcaagaaaattgaaattagaatatataattctacaagtttgagtaaagtccaggagACAGTAGAGGGCGAAGGAtccttgcgtgctgcagttcatggggctgcagagttggacaggacttagtgactgattagatcatcttccctggtggctcagagagtaaagcatctgcctacagttcaggacacctgggttcagcccgagatgggaagatcccctggagaaagaaatggaaaaccactccagaactcttgcctggaaaatcccacggacagagaagcctggtaggctacagtccatgaggtcgcaaagagtcggccacaactgagcaacttcactttcactttggtgacCGAATAACAATCCCACAAGGTTCCCAATAAGGAGACAAAGACCCACTCAATGCCTTTCCACACGTTGGTCTCCTACAGCTTCTTCAGCTGTTTCCAAGATTTAAACGTTTACCTACATAAAAGACTCATATTATTTATCAAGCTTGTAacaattttattcataataggaaaaaaaattacatatatatacaaaaggcatttattttcttactctgacataaaaaacacagaaatatttacatatgtacaaaatattaaaacatacaaactttacaaataaggaaaaccAGCAAAACTTCACAAAGGATACTTTTTTGGGAAACACACTCTAAAAAAGAGGTAAAACAAAGGTGACAAAAAACATTTACATGGAGACACCAGAAGCTGACATTTCAATAGATATTATTAATTTGGTAAAGCAAATAAAACCACCTGTTAATAGATGGTAAAGAAGATTTACTTTTAAGACTGTCTAGGTAAAATGACATGGTCTTCCTTTaccataaaatggaatgaattttttattttacctctGAATCACAATCCTcataatttccctttttttctttttttttttttttcgggctGGCGGAGACGCGGAGGCAGAACTCGGCTGGGAGCcaccgccgccgctgctgccCGACCGACACAGCGCTCAAGTCTGGGGAGTCGGCAGGGACCCGGAGCCCGCCCGGCCGCCCGGTCTGCAGATAAAAGcccctttttttcttaaaatatttatattttctgatttacattgagagttttaaattttttcactattaaattgtaaaatattttaagaagttgTGTACCCTCTTTTTTCACTGAGGGGAAAAATCCCATGTATTACACTGATTTCAACATAAAATTGAACATcacaatacattttttatttttttcaaattaaaacctAACACTTTTCTAACTAGCCTTCATGATCAATCTCAATTGATGTAATAAGCAATCATAATCGTCGTAaattcttcttgcttttcttagTACCAGGCAAAGGACCCATTTTATAACTGGCTTTTAGGGGTTTGCCATTTGAACAGTCTTCAGTGGTATGATAAGTACACAAACACTTTGTACAATAATCAAATCCACAGCTTTCTCGTTTACAGGTTGCCCGTTGTAAATAGCAATCATATTTTGCAGGTGAATTACAGCGAATACAGGCTTTAaggctttcattctttttcaaagttttggcgacctagaaagaagaaaatccatACATATATTTTACTAAGAACTGAATGTAAATTAGCTAGTCAAAATGAGGGCACTTCCCCAATACATGTATAAAGCACCAACACAACTCCTGCCTTTCAGGACTGCTCAATGGGGAACAGACTGTCAACTGACCCAGTGGTTGTTGCTTAATGCTACAAATATGCTCTTATTCATAAATGCTACTCCCACAACAGTGCCACCTTTTCTGTGAAATCAGGAGTTAGTTGCTCTTTTACCTCTAGctctagtttttctttaaaaaaaaaaaacctttcacatTATATGGCATTTACCTTTATGCAGCTATGAAGGTTACCATGTTTCCCTGTCTATGTAATACCTGATAAAATTGACTTTTTGCTTAATTCTCTTCCTCAGTTATCAAAGGCAATAATTGTGAAATGtagtatttaaattttagaagaaaCTTCAAGGTTTCTCCTTATTTTCTTAAGTGTTTCTAAATTAGAGCTCAACCCCACCGAACTGTCATAAACAATGCCAaataatatctattatttttGGCATAGAAAGACATCTCTGTGTACTTTCCTAATTTGATTACTTGACTATAAACAGTTTTCTTACTCTAAATCCTTTTAACAATAAATACCTCATGTTTCCAATTTATTGATAAACAAAAAATTACCTCAGAGAATTCACTGTGTCGACTGTAAGTAGAACCTTTCTGATCACCTGGATCAGGTAACTTAGTTCGAGCATCTTTTTTGGGGAGAGTCTGGGTTGCTGATTTTTGCACAGATGCTAAAGGGGTTCTGAATAAAACATACTCTCTGGTCGAAGCGTGTGGTGAAAACTTaatgtttttttcctaattaaaaaaaaagttggaataGGATTAAAAAATATCCTTCTATATTCTCAATAATcaatttttattatgtttgtaCATGTAAACAAGGGCAAATGAGAATATAAAGGATTTATTCCTGTATTCAATTTACCTGCATGTGCTGAAGCACAGCCACCCACAACTATTCAAACATTTAAAGCCTAACAACTAAGTTACTGAGAGAAACTATGAATCAGAAGCGGTGAGAAAGCAACTTtacatgcttcagttcagttcagtcgctcagtcgtgtctgactctctgcgaccccaagaatcgtagcacaccaggcctacatGCTTAGTACCCAGCATTTAATACATGATTTATAAAGCActacggagaagacaatggcaccccactccagtactcttgcctgaaaaatcccatgggcagaggagcctgctaggctgcagtccatggggctgcgaagagtcgggcatgactgagtgacttcactttcacgcactcgagaaggaaatggcaacccactccagtgttcttgcctggagaatcccagggacggggagcctggagggctgccgtctatggggtcgcacagagtcggacacgactgaagtgacttagcagcagccgaaGCACCACCAGAACAAAGGTCATTCTTCCCACCCACCAGTAGATGGCAATAGTCACGTTCACATGTCACATCAGTGCTATGAAGGGATTCAAAACAATCTATTGAGGTAGAAAATTTTTCATTAACACCAGcttatggataaagaaactgaaccTGGAGAATTTAAGCAACACTTGATCTTAGTCTGCCAACTGCTAAGTCTGAAATTTTAATCGTGTGTTGATCTTTATTCTCAGAAACATCTCCAAAGTTACTAAGTATTTTGCAAAGTGAATGAATTCCTTCCTATACTAAAAATCTTCTATATGTAGATAATTTTACTACTTTGTAACAGATAAAATCCAAGCCCTTTtatctttgaattttcttttaatgagtTATGAATGTAAAGGATTTCCAGATCATCTGTTATCTTTACTATTTCCCTCTCCCATTTCAAAGGTAGAGAGCACTAGCTGTTTAtatcttaaaattaaaacaactgCAAAGACTTACAGTAATTCTTTGTATTGCTTTATTGTACAATTGCAATGCCACCTTGTCATCTTCCAGAATCTTCTTCCAAGTTGTGCTCACTTTAGACACACTGGAAAAGTAAATGATTATAAAGGGAACAATTAAGCACCATGAAGGCTAAGATGAATATATTACAGAAACATAACCAGTACAAAAAAAATTTCTATTGGCAGTGCTTCGCAAACCTGACTATACTTAGAAATGCCTGTGGCATGCACTTAAGATTTAAGGATGGCCCATGCCTAGTCACTTGGGTTTAATTGGTCTAAAATGGGGGCCAGGGCTCGagtcccccacacacaccccacctttTAAAAAGTTCACCATCAATTCTAAGTAGATCTAGGCTTAGAAACCCCAACACTTCATTTTTTCACAATATTCCACAAATATCAAATCGGAAACCCCATTGTGTATTATGGCTATTTATTAACATTAGACAAATTTCAAACATTCAACACATTGCTACTGGtagaaatcaattttaaaaagccattttgtTGACAAAAATGTTGTGATGTTGATTATCCCTCAAGAAGCTAGccaataataaaaatcaatactTGTGCCTGTTTTGGTTCAGTTATATTTCATGGACCAGTGTAAAGTAACAAACAGTACctctaaaattttttcaaaaagccaAAAATGAACCAAGTTGGAGGCAATCTAATCCAATACTCTGGATAATCATTTAAATCctcaattgttgtttagttgctaagctgtgtcaactcttgtgatcccatggactacaacctgccaggttcctctgtccatgggatttcccagtcaaaaatactggagtgggatgcgaggagggttcaggatgggggacacatgtatacccatggctgattcatgtcaatgtatggcaaaaaccactacaatactgtaatcagcctccaattaaaataaataaataaattaaaaaaaaaaaagaatactggagcgggttgccatttccttctccaaatcttcccgacccagggactaaacgcaagtcttctgcattggcaggtggattctttaccattgagccactagggaagccctaattctCTGTTATCTCATCCTAAAAGGTTTTCTCTGGTTGGATAGGGAAGAAAGGGCAGTCAGTAAAAGGTTTCTAAGAAACAGTCATAATCAGACCCATTTGTATGTTTCTGcatttttatcacttttaaacttgaaaatggtctaaaaagaacagaaataattaCTTCATACTTTCCTGTGTCACAAAAATCGAATTCCCATTGGACCTGTACAGCAGACCCCTAGGCTGTTGTTTTTATAGTTATGACCAGGAGACGTAACTTAGATATGAACAACTTCAGaaccaaaagaaacaaagatccCAACCTAACAGAAATAGCTTTCACTagcataatataaaatttgaagTAACTGGATTAAAAGCATACTTTCATCACCTCAATTAAAACTACAGTGCAAGCACTACTATCATTGCATGAGCTGGTAGTGCTGAGCTATCTAACAAAAATGTTCATGGATTATACTAATACATACACTCAGAGCAACAATACTTACTTGACTAAGTCCATCTCACTGAGTTGTGTTAAAATATTTGCTAAGAGATGTTTGAGTCCTCTTCGAAAGAGTTCACTGAGAATATCTAGACATTCAAGGCCCATTTTCCTACCAATTATATTTTGTAGTCTAAAATTTCCACTGGATATAAATTCCTTCAGCTTCTCCCAATCTATTTTAGGATTtcgtttacaatttttttttaacgttgAACAAACCACTTTTTCAAAATGAAGAGCTGGCAGCAAGTTTTTGTTGGGATATTGGTCTGGGCTTTGTGTTCGTAGCAGGCAGCATTGTGGACTGTCACTGAAACTTTCCACCAGGGCAAGGCTACTGTCTTCATGTTCACTGAGGCCACTTTGTTGGGAAAATGAAGAGTAGCCACTGTCTTCATAACATCTGCTGGTCTCTAGTTCTTGTATGTCATTGGAACTATCAAGTGTTTGTTGTATGCATTGATTTTCCTTGTTATGCAACGGCTTGCTTTCAGTTTCAAGTTCTACAATCCTGGGGCTCACAGCTGGGGACCCAACATCAGATAACCTTTCATAGTCTTTAATGCAGTCTTTAGAAGAGCCCTCCAAATATGCAGTAGTGCAGGAACCTTGTCTTCTACAGTCATCAGGCTTGACTGGTTTAATTCCAGAATAAACATGGTTATAGTTAAAATCACACTTCATTGTGACAGAGAGAGTGGAACTTGCTTCTTTACAACCTACAAAAAGAACATAACATTATGCCCCATGGCAAAAATTTCCATATAATCACTACTTCTTTAACTTTGGGATACAGATTTAATCACTTTGCATTCTTCAGAACCGTGTACTTTCCACGAAATTAGCTATGATATTATCCAAGTGTAATGTGAGAAAGTATTACTAAAACCTAATAAGTACATATATCTTATTCTTGAGGGAGTACTTCACTAGTCTGCTTTTCAATCTGGTGTAACTATACCATCTGGCTTTTAGAGTCATATCTGAGTAGAAAATAGTGACAAAAGGGACTATTTAACAAATAGTCTATGCGTATAGAATAAGGAAATATGATGCATCAAGAGTGGGGCCTGAGGTAAGAGACATACTTAGAGAAATCAAATACTTCTAGAAATGTGGTTGGTTAAGATAACAGAAGACAGCATGCATAAGGGTCAAAACAGTTTTGATAAAAGTTGCAAAAAACATATACTTAAATGTTAGTAATTattataactgactcattggaaaagaccctgatgctgggaaagattgaaggtaaaaggagaaaggggcggcagaggacaagatggttacctagcatcaccaactcaatggataagaatttgagcaaactctgggaatacctaagaacaggggagcctggtgtgctacaatccatggggtcgcaaagagctggacacaatttagcgactaaagaacaatTATAAGTCTTATATAATAATCACAAAATCTATAGGAAGTTTAGGCAAAGGACTAAAGAGCCAATAAATTTAATCATTTGTAAATTAACCACTGGGGGTTTCCCCCATGGTAGTGTTTAGAATCCAcctaagcacacacgcacaaatTAACCACACTAGTGACTTCTGGAGCAGGATAATTTTGCTGGGGGTTGTCCTGTCTGTTGCAGATGTTTAGCAACTTTTAGCTATCTGATGCCATTAGCAGCCACTATTCCTCCAGCAGGACAACAAAAAATGTCTCCAGCAACCATTTATTGCCAAATGTTGGGAGTAGGgcgaagttgtgtgtgtgtgttagctgctcagttgtatccaactctttgcgaccccatggactagcccaccaggctcctttgtccatgggattctccaggcaagaatactggagtgggggaagCTAGCAGGGGCAAAATCTCTCCCATTCTCAGTTAAGAACTGctgttttaaaagatgattaGGATTTCTGGCAGGCAGTAGTGGCTGGGAAGGAATATGTAGGTGGGTTTAAGAAAACTGCTTAGCATTTTTTAAGGCAGAGTATATGGATTGTATGCGCTTCTAATGTACTTCCCCATCTACTATACTATACCTCCTGCAAACCA containing:
- the FBXO5 gene encoding F-box only protein 5 isoform X1; its protein translation is MSRRPCSCSLRPLSGSCRCSYGALTAAGRPCPSDGCKEASSTLSVTMKCDFNYNHVYSGIKPVKPDDCRRQGSCTTAYLEGSSKDCIKDYERLSDVGSPAVSPRIVELETESKPLHNKENQCIQQTLDSSNDIQELETSRCYEDSGYSSFSQQSGLSEHEDSSLALVESFSDSPQCCLLRTQSPDQYPNKNLLPALHFEKVVCSTLKKNCKRNPKIDWEKLKEFISSGNFRLQNIIGRKMGLECLDILSELFRRGLKHLLANILTQLSEMDLVNVSKVSTTWKKILEDDKVALQLYNKAIQRITEKNIKFSPHASTREYVLFRTPLASVQKSATQTLPKKDARTKLPDPGDQKGSTYSRHSEFSEVAKTLKKNESLKACIRCNSPAKYDCYLQRATCKRESCGFDYCTKCLCTYHTTEDCSNGKPLKASYKMGPLPGTKKSKKNLRRL
- the FBXO5 gene encoding F-box only protein 5 isoform X2, translating into MSRRPCSCSLRPLSGSCRCSYGALTAAGRPCPSDGCKEASSTLSVTMKCDFNYNHVYSGIKPVKPDDCRRQGSCTTAYLEGSSKDCIKDYERLSDVGSPAVSPRIVELETESKPLHNKENQCIQQTLDSSNDIQELETSRCYEDSGYSSFSQQSGLSEHEDSSLALVESFSDSPQCCLLRTQSPDQYPNKNLLPALHFEKVVCSTLKKNCKRNPKIDWEKLKEFISSGNFRLQNIIGRKMGLECLDILSELFRRGLKHLLANILTQLSEMDLVNVSKVSTTWKKILEDDKVALQLYNKAIQRITVAKTLKKNESLKACIRCNSPAKYDCYLQRATCKRESCGFDYCTKCLCTYHTTEDCSNGKPLKASYKMGPLPGTKKSKKNLRRL